A region from the Flavobacteriales bacterium genome encodes:
- a CDS encoding outer membrane beta-barrel protein codes for MLLSRLSRPFLLAAFLPALLAIGAPANAQRPANAPANGKIIGRIIDGATSGGAEFATVALRAMPKDSIVGGDMARANGDFAIEGLRPGRYKVIVTYIGYTTMEKEVALTRERPEHDMGNLRIEPDAKVLDEARVVGEKARMQLQVDRRIYNVEKDIAARGGNATDVMKNIPGLGVDVDGNVTMRSGSPQVLVDGRPSLLQLEQIPAEDIDRVEVITNPGVAFDANTTGGIINVVMKKSTKPGYSGQLQANVGSNGRVGGGGNIQVKDGGTTINASFNGNLNNNRTGQESSREDRVNGEPVAGFEQTGESESLRKMLGGRLSIDQALTNRNTLTVGGGFHQRGFNTIDEQAFINTDGLGATTSSGAQVNDQENGGYNVSANVAFRRKSPKPGKEWTTDLNWNLSDRASDSYFDRSSFDASGNLINGNPVLQHNLGGTDGQEWRWQFDAQNPINDSVRIEYGLKSSMKQEDNYLDVLFRDNSTGAEIPDTLLSSTQRVTDIINAIYFNYQRRLSAHWTLQTGLRVEQTWFEATRNGSPSVSIRYPDGTDNILNALFPAIYASRKWDNGREFQINLSRKINRPNHWQVMPFIMFGDSRSYRIGNPALGPELVEIGELNHLLPFGERNSWLTSVFTKHTSNIITSYVYTSPSDSSILISSFQNGDDSWSYGWENTLKYEPMKGMQLTLSGTAQWIEVGLKDGSFYNSGWTFNGKAGLNQRLPSQWAVQINGEYEGERPIAQGVQLSQWGVDASVSKDFGKKWSLSLALNDVFFTRRWGTRYETPDLTQESWRRREQRFLRFGITWRFGQQDVSVFRRSKQQRAEPGSSGGEGGDF; via the coding sequence ATGCTCCTTTCGCGCCTCTCCCGCCCTTTCCTGTTAGCGGCCTTCCTTCCTGCACTGCTGGCTATCGGGGCGCCCGCAAATGCCCAACGGCCTGCGAATGCCCCCGCCAACGGCAAGATCATCGGGCGCATCATCGACGGAGCCACGAGCGGTGGTGCCGAATTCGCGACAGTAGCGCTGCGAGCAATGCCCAAGGACAGTATCGTGGGGGGTGATATGGCCCGTGCGAACGGTGATTTTGCGATCGAAGGTCTGCGGCCCGGACGGTACAAGGTGATCGTGACCTACATCGGCTACACCACCATGGAAAAGGAAGTGGCCCTGACGCGCGAGCGGCCCGAGCACGACATGGGCAACCTGCGGATCGAGCCCGACGCCAAAGTGCTGGACGAGGCCAGGGTGGTCGGCGAGAAAGCCCGCATGCAGCTTCAGGTCGATCGGCGCATCTACAACGTTGAAAAGGACATCGCCGCCCGCGGAGGCAACGCCACCGATGTGATGAAGAACATCCCCGGTCTCGGCGTGGATGTGGACGGCAATGTGACGATGCGGAGCGGGTCGCCGCAGGTCCTCGTGGACGGGCGGCCATCGCTGTTGCAGTTGGAGCAGATACCGGCAGAGGACATCGACCGGGTGGAAGTGATCACGAACCCGGGCGTGGCCTTCGATGCGAACACCACGGGCGGCATCATCAATGTGGTGATGAAGAAAAGCACCAAGCCCGGCTACAGCGGCCAGCTGCAGGCCAACGTAGGCTCCAACGGCCGCGTCGGTGGTGGCGGCAACATCCAAGTGAAGGATGGTGGCACCACGATCAACGCTTCGTTCAACGGGAACCTGAACAACAACCGAACGGGCCAGGAGAGCAGCCGCGAAGACCGCGTGAACGGCGAACCCGTTGCCGGTTTTGAACAGACCGGCGAGAGCGAGAGCCTGCGGAAGATGCTGGGCGGCCGACTGAGCATCGACCAAGCGCTCACCAACCGCAACACGCTCACCGTGGGCGGCGGCTTCCACCAGCGCGGGTTCAACACCATCGATGAACAGGCCTTCATCAATACCGACGGTCTGGGCGCCACCACCAGCAGCGGGGCCCAGGTGAACGATCAGGAGAACGGCGGGTACAACGTGAGCGCCAACGTGGCCTTCCGCCGCAAGAGCCCGAAGCCGGGGAAAGAGTGGACCACCGACCTGAACTGGAACCTGAGCGACCGTGCCAGCGACAGCTACTTCGACCGGTCGAGCTTCGACGCAAGCGGGAACCTCATCAACGGAAATCCCGTGCTCCAACACAACCTGGGGGGAACGGACGGGCAGGAATGGCGCTGGCAGTTCGATGCACAGAACCCCATCAACGACAGTGTGCGCATCGAGTACGGTTTGAAGAGCAGCATGAAGCAGGAAGACAACTACCTGGACGTGCTCTTCCGCGACAATTCGACCGGGGCTGAGATACCCGACACGCTGCTGAGCAGCACGCAACGTGTCACGGATATCATCAATGCCATCTACTTCAACTACCAACGAAGGCTGAGCGCGCACTGGACGTTGCAGACCGGACTGCGCGTGGAGCAAACCTGGTTCGAAGCCACGCGCAATGGCAGTCCGTCCGTTTCCATCCGCTACCCCGACGGCACCGATAATATCCTCAACGCGCTCTTCCCGGCCATCTACGCCAGCCGCAAGTGGGACAACGGCCGCGAGTTCCAGATCAACCTCAGCCGGAAGATCAACCGGCCCAATCACTGGCAGGTGATGCCCTTCATCATGTTCGGCGACAGCCGTAGTTACCGGATCGGTAATCCGGCCCTGGGCCCGGAACTGGTGGAGATCGGCGAGTTGAACCACTTGCTCCCTTTCGGCGAGCGCAACAGCTGGCTCACCAGCGTGTTCACCAAGCACACCAGCAACATCATCACCAGCTACGTGTACACTTCGCCGAGCGACAGCAGCATCCTCATCAGCTCCTTCCAGAACGGCGACGACAGTTGGAGCTACGGCTGGGAGAACACGCTGAAGTACGAGCCGATGAAGGGCATGCAGCTCACGCTGAGCGGAACCGCGCAATGGATCGAGGTGGGCCTGAAGGACGGCAGTTTCTACAACAGCGGCTGGACCTTCAACGGCAAAGCCGGGCTCAACCAACGCTTGCCCTCGCAATGGGCCGTGCAGATCAACGGCGAGTACGAAGGCGAACGGCCCATCGCCCAAGGCGTGCAATTGTCGCAGTGGGGCGTGGATGCATCGGTGAGCAAGGACTTCGGCAAGAAGTGGAGCTTGTCGTTGGCGCTGAACGATGTGTTCTTCACTCGGCGTTGGGGCACCCGTTACGAGACCCCCGACCTGACGCAGGAAAGCTGGCGCCGCCGCGAGCAGCGCTTCCTCCGCTTCGGGATCACCTGGCGGTTCGGGCAGCAGGATGTGAGCGTCTTCCGCCGCAGCAAACAACAACGCGCCGAGCCGGGCAGCAGTGGCGGCGAAGGCGGCGATTTCTGA
- a CDS encoding TonB-dependent receptor, with product MISRLFLPLFLLLSTVSSAQTATQSIRGRVLDAESGSPVEFASVMVKDAAPVIQAESDAEGRFTLRNVPVGRQVLVVAAMGYKPISTTPLMVVSAKELVLDLEMEPDVKVLSEAKVTGGNAAKDQLNNEMATLSARTFDAAMAERFAGSRADPARMATNFAGVSGANDGRNDIIIRGNSPSGLLWRLEGVDIPSPNHFNSFGSTGGPVGMLNNNTLAKSDFMTSAFPATYGNAISGAFDLSMRNGNDQEHEFLAQIGFNGFELGAEGPIDSASHSSYLLNYRYSTLQAFQAVGLEFGTGSAVPKYQDISFKVNVPMKNGNRMTVFGLGGLSSVDLLGSDTDFTERNENDLFGSDTQDIVNNNATGIVGASWTKWYTPSTSTKLVVAATYQSERTDVDSLTWSDGEPATITLLDSDPVWKSNNEQRTYLAHLSMRSKVNARNSITAGLVANYYDVSFQQELFRLDTARNGAWDVMQTGKGTHLLAQAYANWKHHFTERLVMNLGLHGQYHDLSGATAFEPRLGLSYKAGERSTISAAYGLHSQLQPLPVYFNTRPDGSRTSNEDLGFTRSHHGVLAYDRTIGDAWRVKVETYYQSLFNVAVERDSSAFTMLNTGADFGSPTEDDLVNDGTGRNYGAEVTVERTFSKGLYGLVTASVFRSQAKASDGIWRSTTFDAGYVFNALAGKEWRVGKRGNTISLDLKATYAGGRRYTPIDIEASELAFREVRDESRTNELQYDAYFRADVKLFYRMQRKRVTHEMGIDLQNVSGQRNIYARYFDDRTQKVVTEYQLGFFPIPMYRLLF from the coding sequence ATGATCTCGCGCCTGTTCCTTCCACTGTTCCTGCTGCTGTCCACCGTCTCATCGGCGCAAACCGCCACGCAGTCCATCCGCGGCCGTGTGCTGGATGCTGAAAGCGGCAGTCCGGTCGAGTTCGCCAGCGTAATGGTGAAGGACGCCGCGCCCGTCATCCAGGCCGAAAGCGATGCGGAAGGCCGCTTCACGCTGCGGAACGTGCCCGTGGGGCGCCAGGTGCTGGTGGTGGCCGCGATGGGGTACAAGCCAATCAGCACCACACCGCTCATGGTGGTGAGCGCCAAAGAGCTGGTGCTGGACCTGGAAATGGAACCCGATGTAAAAGTGCTGAGCGAAGCCAAAGTGACGGGCGGCAACGCGGCCAAGGACCAGTTGAACAACGAGATGGCCACCCTGAGCGCGCGCACCTTCGATGCGGCCATGGCCGAGCGCTTCGCCGGAAGTCGTGCCGACCCCGCGCGCATGGCCACCAACTTCGCGGGTGTCAGCGGTGCGAACGACGGCCGCAACGACATCATCATCCGCGGCAACTCGCCGAGCGGTCTGCTCTGGAGACTTGAAGGCGTCGACATCCCCAGCCCGAACCACTTCAACAGCTTCGGCAGCACGGGCGGACCGGTGGGCATGCTCAACAACAACACGCTCGCCAAGAGCGATTTCATGACGAGCGCGTTCCCAGCCACTTACGGCAACGCCATCAGCGGCGCGTTCGACCTCAGCATGCGCAACGGCAACGACCAGGAGCACGAGTTCCTGGCACAGATCGGCTTCAACGGCTTCGAACTCGGCGCGGAAGGCCCCATCGACAGCGCCAGCCACAGCAGCTATTTGCTCAACTACCGCTACAGCACGTTGCAAGCGTTCCAAGCGGTGGGGCTGGAGTTCGGCACGGGCAGCGCCGTGCCCAAGTACCAGGACATCAGCTTCAAGGTGAACGTGCCCATGAAGAACGGCAACCGGATGACCGTGTTCGGTCTGGGCGGCCTCAGCAGCGTGGACCTGCTCGGCAGTGACACCGACTTCACCGAGCGCAACGAGAACGACCTCTTCGGCAGCGATACGCAGGACATCGTGAACAACAACGCCACAGGCATCGTGGGTGCCTCATGGACGAAATGGTACACGCCGAGCACCAGCACCAAGCTGGTGGTGGCGGCCACCTACCAGAGCGAGCGCACCGATGTGGATTCGCTCACCTGGAGCGATGGCGAACCGGCCACCATCACCTTGCTCGACAGCGATCCCGTTTGGAAGAGCAACAACGAACAGCGCACCTACCTGGCACACCTGTCCATGCGCAGCAAAGTGAACGCGCGCAACAGCATCACGGCGGGCTTGGTGGCCAACTACTACGACGTGTCCTTCCAGCAGGAGCTCTTCCGGTTGGACACCGCGCGGAACGGCGCATGGGACGTGATGCAGACCGGGAAGGGGACCCACTTGCTTGCACAGGCCTATGCCAACTGGAAGCACCACTTCACCGAACGCTTGGTGATGAACCTCGGGCTCCACGGCCAGTACCACGACCTTTCCGGGGCCACCGCTTTCGAGCCGCGTTTGGGACTATCGTACAAGGCCGGGGAACGCTCCACCATCTCAGCGGCTTACGGCCTCCACTCGCAATTGCAGCCTTTGCCGGTGTACTTCAACACCCGGCCTGACGGTTCGCGCACCAGCAACGAGGACCTGGGCTTCACGCGCAGCCACCACGGCGTGCTCGCGTACGATCGGACCATCGGTGATGCTTGGCGGGTGAAGGTGGAGACGTACTACCAGTCGCTCTTCAACGTAGCGGTGGAGCGAGACAGCAGTGCGTTCACCATGCTCAACACCGGCGCTGACTTCGGTTCACCCACCGAGGATGATCTTGTGAATGATGGTACCGGCCGCAACTACGGTGCGGAAGTCACGGTGGAGCGCACGTTCAGCAAGGGGCTCTATGGCTTGGTGACCGCAAGTGTGTTCCGGAGCCAGGCCAAGGCCAGTGACGGCATTTGGCGCAGCACCACGTTCGATGCGGGCTACGTCTTCAATGCGCTTGCCGGCAAGGAGTGGCGCGTCGGCAAACGCGGCAATACCATCTCGCTTGACCTGAAGGCGACCTACGCTGGTGGCCGCCGCTACACGCCCATCGACATCGAGGCTTCCGAGCTCGCCTTCCGCGAAGTGCGCGACGAAAGCCGGACGAACGAGCTGCAGTACGACGCCTACTTCCGCGCCGACGTGAAGCTCTTCTACCGCATGCAGCGCAAACGCGTCACCCACGAGATGGGCATCGACCTGCAGAACGTGAGCGGCCAGCGCAACATCTACGCGCGCTACTTCGACGATCGCACCCAGAAGGTGGTTACGGAGTACCAGCTCGGTTTCTTCCCGATCCCGATGTACAGGTTGTTGTTCTGA
- a CDS encoding RNA-binding protein, whose product MNIYVANIPYSVKDQDLQELFGQHGEVTSAKIILDKATNRSRGFGFVEMANDDQGRAAIAALNGFNVSGRDLVVNEARPRTEGGGGFGGGGERRGGGGYGGGGGRGGYGGGGGDRRGGGGYGDRDRGGDRGGYDRGGRGGGGGYDRSGGYDE is encoded by the coding sequence ATGAACATTTACGTAGCGAACATTCCTTACAGCGTGAAGGACCAAGACCTCCAGGAACTGTTCGGTCAGCACGGCGAAGTGACGTCGGCTAAGATCATCTTGGACAAGGCAACGAACCGTAGCCGTGGCTTCGGTTTTGTGGAGATGGCGAACGACGACCAAGGTCGTGCGGCCATTGCGGCACTGAACGGATTCAACGTAAGTGGACGTGATCTGGTAGTGAACGAGGCGCGCCCGCGCACCGAAGGCGGTGGCGGTTTCGGCGGGGGTGGCGAGCGCCGCGGTGGCGGTGGTTACGGCGGTGGCGGTGGTCGTGGTGGCTACGGCGGCGGCGGCGGTGATCGCCGTGGTGGCGGTGGCTACGGTGACCGCGATCGCGGTGGAGACCGTGGCGGTTACGACCGTGGTGGTCGTGGCGGTGGCGGCGGTTACGACCGCAGCGGTGGTTACGACGAGTGA
- a CDS encoding HAMP domain-containing histidine kinase: MRRKSIGTIVILAVLSVIGIVLTQVVWLDQLLSVKAEQVQLQQEQRVAEAKQFNDRVTIALTDVTKRILSINKDPSNLFDAVKQERPNYFAVTMNDTIHPYLLEELLKQEFKRRNIVEDFEYGIYDCFTDQIVYGNYVSLHDSILTDTVAHTELQKLDKDGHYFGVLFPRRALPPPPADHASAYTWIFPTIVTLIVFSFLAYSVWTILRQKKLGEMKNDFIGNMTHELKTPISTIALSSEVLGDPGIVNEPDRLREYARIIRTENERLRTQVERVLQLSTLERGELQLRKEGVDMHKVIRHVAEGFTLQLRERNGQLDLDLTATAPVVDGDPVHLHNVLFNLIDNAIKYGGEQPLVKVATSNDRVALRISVKDNGIGMRREHMKHIFDRFYRVPTGNRHNVKGFGLGLHYSNQIVRAHGGTIKVDSAPSMGSTFTIELPRT; this comes from the coding sequence ATGCGCAGGAAGTCCATCGGAACCATTGTCATCCTCGCGGTGCTGAGCGTGATCGGCATCGTGCTCACGCAAGTGGTATGGTTGGACCAGTTGCTGAGCGTGAAAGCCGAACAGGTGCAACTGCAGCAGGAACAGCGGGTGGCCGAAGCCAAGCAGTTCAACGACCGCGTCACCATCGCGCTCACGGATGTTACCAAGCGCATCCTTTCGATCAACAAGGACCCGAGCAACCTCTTCGACGCAGTGAAGCAGGAACGGCCGAACTACTTCGCCGTTACCATGAACGACACCATCCATCCGTACCTGCTGGAAGAGCTGCTGAAGCAGGAGTTCAAACGGCGCAACATCGTGGAGGACTTCGAGTACGGCATCTACGACTGCTTCACGGACCAGATCGTCTACGGCAACTACGTGAGCCTGCACGACAGCATCCTCACCGACACCGTGGCACACACCGAACTGCAGAAGCTCGACAAGGACGGCCACTACTTCGGCGTGCTCTTCCCGCGGCGCGCCTTGCCCCCACCTCCGGCGGACCACGCCAGCGCCTACACGTGGATCTTCCCCACCATCGTAACGCTCATCGTCTTCTCGTTCCTGGCCTACAGCGTTTGGACGATCCTGCGACAGAAGAAGCTCGGCGAGATGAAGAACGACTTCATCGGCAACATGACCCATGAGCTGAAGACGCCCATCAGTACCATCGCCCTCAGCAGCGAAGTGCTCGGCGATCCCGGCATCGTGAACGAACCCGACCGGCTGCGCGAATACGCCCGCATCATCCGCACCGAGAACGAACGCTTGCGCACCCAGGTGGAGCGCGTGCTGCAGTTGAGCACGCTCGAGCGCGGCGAACTGCAACTCCGGAAAGAGGGCGTTGACATGCACAAGGTCATCCGCCATGTGGCCGAGGGCTTCACACTGCAGCTCCGCGAACGCAACGGCCAGCTCGACCTCGACCTGACAGCAACCGCCCCTGTTGTTGACGGTGACCCGGTGCACCTGCACAACGTTCTCTTCAACCTCATCGACAACGCCATCAAATACGGCGGCGAGCAACCACTGGTGAAGGTGGCCACGTCGAACGATCGGGTGGCATTGCGCATCTCAGTGAAGGACAACGGCATCGGCATGCGGCGCGAGCACATGAAGCACATCTTCGACCGGTTCTACCGCGTGCCCACCGGTAACCGCCACAACGTGAAAGGCTTCGGACTGGGCCTGCACTATTCCAACCAGATCGTACGTGCCCACGGCGGCACCATCAAGGTGGACAGCGCCCCGAGCATGGGCAGCACATTCACCATCGAACTCCCACGCACATGA
- a CDS encoding response regulator transcription factor: MSNIKANILLVEDDPNLGFVIHDTLKRKGYTVHLCRDGKEGLKYFNEHAYDLCILDVMLPQKDGFSLAEDIRTTDEQIPIVFLTAKSQTDDRIAGFKAGGDDYVTKPFSHEELALRIEAILRRTQGRGTSKRERDQFIIGAYAFDFRNLTLTHPTGERKLTKREAEVLRLLCMHQDQVLPRELVLNMVWGDDTYFLGRSLDVFISRLRKYLREDPRVAINNVHGVGFKLVVE; encoded by the coding sequence ATGAGCAACATCAAAGCGAACATCCTGCTGGTGGAAGACGACCCCAACCTGGGTTTCGTCATCCACGACACCCTGAAGCGCAAGGGCTACACCGTGCACCTGTGCCGCGACGGCAAGGAAGGGCTCAAGTACTTCAACGAGCACGCCTACGACCTGTGCATCCTCGATGTGATGCTGCCGCAGAAGGACGGCTTCAGCTTGGCCGAGGACATCCGCACCACCGATGAGCAGATCCCCATCGTGTTCCTGACGGCCAAGAGCCAGACGGACGACCGTATCGCGGGCTTCAAGGCCGGTGGCGACGATTACGTGACCAAGCCGTTCAGCCACGAAGAGCTTGCCTTGCGCATTGAAGCCATCCTGCGCCGCACACAAGGCCGTGGCACCAGTAAACGCGAGCGCGACCAGTTCATCATCGGTGCCTACGCGTTCGACTTCCGCAATCTCACCCTAACCCATCCCACCGGCGAACGCAAGCTCACCAAGCGCGAGGCGGAAGTGCTACGGCTGTTGTGCATGCACCAGGACCAGGTGCTGCCGCGCGAGCTGGTCCTCAACATGGTGTGGGGCGACGACACCTACTTCCTGGGCCGTAGCCTCGATGTGTTCATCAGCCGCCTGCGCAAGTACCTGCGCGAAGACCCGCGCGTGGCCATCAACAACGTGCACGGCGTGGGCTTCAAGCTGGTGGTGGAGTAG
- a CDS encoding GatB/YqeY domain-containing protein, producing the protein MSLEERINADIKSAMLAKEKDKLNALRAIKSAILLELTKEGGANGVSEEAGLKILGKLHKQRAEASAIFKQQGREDLAAEEDVQAKVIEAYLPARMSEAEVRAEVTKLISELGVSGMAAMGRVMGEANKRLAGKADGSAIAAIVKQVLSDA; encoded by the coding sequence ATGAGCCTGGAGGAACGGATCAATGCCGACATCAAATCGGCGATGCTGGCCAAGGAAAAGGACAAGCTCAACGCGTTGCGCGCCATCAAGAGCGCCATCCTGTTGGAGCTGACCAAGGAGGGCGGTGCGAACGGTGTGAGCGAAGAGGCCGGATTGAAGATCCTCGGCAAACTGCACAAGCAGCGCGCGGAAGCAAGTGCGATCTTCAAACAGCAAGGGCGTGAAGACCTGGCCGCTGAGGAAGATGTTCAAGCGAAGGTCATCGAGGCGTACCTGCCAGCCCGCATGAGCGAGGCCGAGGTGCGCGCTGAAGTCACGAAGCTCATCAGCGAACTGGGAGTAAGCGGCATGGCCGCCATGGGCCGCGTGATGGGCGAAGCGAACAAACGATTGGCGGGCAAGGCCGATGGCAGTGCCATAGCGGCCATTGTCAAACAGGTGCTCTCGGACGCCTGA
- a CDS encoding Crp/Fnr family transcriptional regulator, protein MPTILTQLRHYSDQLVELPEQEWESFAGAMRPATFGKGEHLLRIGDVCDHVTFLGTGLVRAYRIHEGEDLTEQFFFEGNYATEYESFLTRAPSTVGIVAMEPVECVRVTHAALQQVYAMGTNAERMGRLIAESIFIGSARRNRSLLFETPEQRYLNLMKERPKVMARVPQKYIASYLGLQPESLSRIRARLAKR, encoded by the coding sequence GTGCCCACCATCCTCACCCAACTCCGCCACTACAGCGATCAGCTCGTGGAACTGCCCGAGCAGGAGTGGGAGAGTTTCGCGGGTGCCATGCGACCCGCCACGTTCGGCAAGGGCGAGCACCTGTTGCGCATTGGCGATGTGTGCGATCATGTGACGTTCCTCGGCACAGGCTTGGTGCGCGCCTACCGCATCCATGAAGGCGAAGACCTGACCGAGCAGTTTTTCTTCGAAGGCAACTACGCCACGGAGTACGAGAGCTTCCTCACGCGCGCGCCAAGCACGGTGGGCATCGTGGCAATGGAGCCGGTGGAGTGCGTGCGGGTGACGCATGCGGCGTTGCAGCAGGTGTATGCTATGGGCACCAACGCCGAGCGCATGGGCCGGCTCATTGCCGAGTCCATCTTCATCGGAAGTGCCCGCCGCAACCGCAGCCTGCTCTTCGAGACGCCGGAGCAGCGCTACCTCAACCTCATGAAGGAACGGCCCAAGGTCATGGCCCGCGTGCCGCAGAAGTACATCGCCAGCTACTTGGGGTTGCAGCCCGAAAGCCTGAGCCGGATACGGGCAAGGTTGGCCAAGAGGTAG